The following coding sequences lie in one Mycobacterium sp. Z3061 genomic window:
- a CDS encoding 1,4-dihydroxy-2-naphthoyl-CoA synthase — translation MSDNPFDKTHWQPVDGFDDLTDITYHRHVSDATVRVAFNRPEVRNAFRPHTVDELYRVLDHARMSPDVGVVLLTGNGPSPKDGGWAFCSGGDQRIRGRSGYQYASGETADTVDAARAGRLHILEVQRLIRFMPKVVICLVNGWAAGGGHSLHVVCDLTLASREHARFKQTDADVGSFDGGYGSAYLARQVGQKFAREIFFLGRTYTAEQMHHMGAVNEVVDHADLEAVAVQWAAEINAKSPQAQRMLKFAFNLLDDGLVGQQLFAGEATRLAYMTDEAVEGRDAFLEKRPPDWSPFPRYF, via the coding sequence TTGAGTGACAACCCCTTTGACAAGACTCATTGGCAACCCGTCGACGGCTTCGACGATCTGACCGACATCACGTACCACCGACATGTGAGCGACGCGACGGTGCGGGTGGCGTTCAACCGCCCTGAGGTACGTAACGCGTTCCGTCCGCACACCGTCGACGAGCTGTACCGGGTGCTCGACCACGCGCGGATGTCGCCGGACGTGGGAGTGGTGTTATTGACCGGCAACGGGCCCTCACCCAAGGACGGCGGCTGGGCGTTCTGTTCCGGCGGCGACCAGCGCATCCGCGGGCGTAGCGGCTACCAGTACGCCAGCGGCGAAACGGCGGACACCGTGGACGCCGCACGCGCCGGCAGGCTGCACATCCTCGAGGTGCAGCGGCTGATCCGGTTCATGCCGAAGGTGGTGATCTGCCTGGTCAACGGATGGGCGGCCGGAGGCGGGCACAGCCTGCACGTCGTCTGCGACCTCACCCTGGCCAGTCGCGAACACGCGCGCTTCAAGCAGACCGACGCCGACGTCGGCAGCTTCGACGGCGGGTACGGCAGCGCCTACCTGGCCCGCCAGGTAGGCCAGAAGTTCGCGCGCGAGATCTTCTTCCTGGGCCGCACGTACACCGCGGAGCAGATGCACCACATGGGTGCGGTCAACGAGGTCGTCGACCACGCCGATCTGGAAGCGGTGGCCGTGCAGTGGGCCGCGGAGATCAACGCGAAATCGCCTCAGGCACAACGGATGCTGAAGTTCGCCTTCAACCTGCTCGACGACGGCCTGGTGGGTCAGCAGTTGTTCGCCGGGGAGGCCACCCGGTTGGCGTACATGACCGACGAGGCCGTCGAGGGACGCGACGCGTTCCTGGAGAAGCGGCCGCCGGACTGGAGCCCTTTCCCGCGGTACTTCTGA
- a CDS encoding alpha/beta hydrolase-fold protein, protein MTLAFLLSLTSYLAIPHAVADPAQGAHITDVQHVTDRWDKVSVYSPAMDKVIVNDVFVAPQAGAPTFYLLPGIDGGDNLDPGASFGPGAKSWFGMTDIPGFFANKNVNVVSPLGGQFSWWTDWVGDPGKQYQTYMTRELPPLINSMYHTNGRNAVGGLSSTGGTAIDYAVQAPGVFQAVASYSGLPAPSDSPQQVALTLSGGGASAEAMWGPLGGPLWVAHDPSKNIGKLRGVAVYAAASGGGQGAVDRLPDGFGNNFAGGLIEGIVASNTKAFADAAAAGGLPITYVVRPEGSHTWGLFESEMQESWNTTVGRALGVG, encoded by the coding sequence GTGACACTCGCTTTCCTGTTGTCGCTGACCTCGTATCTGGCCATTCCGCATGCCGTGGCGGACCCGGCGCAGGGCGCACACATAACCGACGTACAGCACGTCACCGACCGCTGGGACAAGGTGTCTGTGTACTCCCCCGCGATGGACAAGGTCATCGTCAACGACGTCTTTGTCGCGCCTCAAGCCGGGGCGCCGACGTTCTATCTGCTGCCTGGCATCGATGGCGGCGACAACCTCGATCCCGGCGCGAGCTTCGGACCAGGAGCCAAGAGCTGGTTCGGGATGACCGACATCCCGGGCTTCTTCGCCAACAAGAACGTCAACGTCGTCTCGCCGCTCGGCGGACAGTTCAGCTGGTGGACCGATTGGGTCGGCGATCCGGGCAAGCAGTACCAGACCTACATGACGCGGGAGCTCCCGCCGCTGATCAACTCGATGTACCACACCAACGGCCGAAACGCCGTCGGCGGACTGTCCAGCACCGGGGGAACGGCGATCGACTACGCCGTGCAGGCGCCCGGCGTTTTCCAGGCCGTCGCCTCGTACAGCGGGCTCCCTGCACCGTCAGACAGCCCTCAGCAAGTCGCGCTGACCCTTTCGGGTGGCGGTGCCAGTGCCGAGGCGATGTGGGGGCCGCTCGGCGGACCGCTGTGGGTGGCTCATGACCCGTCGAAGAACATCGGTAAGCTGCGAGGAGTCGCCGTCTACGCCGCCGCGTCCGGCGGCGGGCAGGGCGCGGTCGACCGCCTGCCGGACGGTTTCGGCAACAACTTCGCCGGTGGACTCATCGAGGGCATCGTCGCGTCCAACACCAAGGCATTCGCCGACGCGGCGGCGGCAGGCGGGCTGCCCATCACCTACGTCGTCCGGCCCGAGGGCTCCCATACGTGGGGCCTGTTCGAGTCGGAGATGCAGGAATCGTGGAACACCACCGTCGGGCGTGCGCTCGGAGTCGGCTGA